The Camelina sativa cultivar DH55 chromosome 18, Cs, whole genome shotgun sequence DNA window ATCGAGATCGCAAAGACCATGGGAATCCACCCTCTACTCCTGATGGTTCCAGGTGCCATCGGGGCTCAATTCGCTTTCTTGCTCCCCACGGGAACACCCTCTAACGTGGTTGGGTTCACGACAGGGCATATCGAGATCAAAGACATGATCAAGACAGGGTTTCCTCTCAAGATCGCGGGAACCATCTTCCTCTCCATCTTGATGCCCACTCTTGGTATCCCTAATCTTACTCAAAATTATCAACACTCATTCTTCTttataaattcatttaaaatatcaagtttgctaatatatattattacatgaCAACGGCAGGGGCTTACGTTTTTGCATCAAAGGGAGGAGATTAGTTATACGAGCGAAGCACAATACCATATGGACAGCACTATTGTACCatataagtttataaattaccctgttatatatatgtgtagatATTTACTAATATGGTCAATATATAGATGATGGAATTGGGAAAATTACATGTGgtcaaaattcacaaaatcaaaatcggCCCATTTTTGTAACCCGTTCGATTATAGTATTCCGGTTACGATTGCTTTCTTTTGTGCTTCGAACGTACCGGTAAGTTTGGtcctttcttgattttgtttctgtGTGTAAAGGGTTAAttagtaaatatgaaaatatgaatgCGTTCTCATCTTGCTAATGAAACCAGTACACTAGTGGCAGTCCCCAGCGGTCCTACTTGTCCAAACCACGTCATTGTCCAGCtgtgttttcttctgttttcgGGTTTctacaaacacaacaaaaatgcaaagaaaacaaaaaaacaagaaatatttaATACATTGTTTGATTATATCAATTATTATCACAATTATAATGTTTCGCTTgataattaggttttttttgtccTTTACACTCAGTTCATCTTATTGATTTGTCTTTTGCTATATAGTTgtctataaaataatatttgcttATAATGTTAGAAGACTAtaaatagtcaaaaaaaaaaatccttttggACATTCATATTCGTAGGCAGGAGTTGGCCAGTAATACATAAATGAAATCCAGCCCTTAGTTAGAGGATAGACCtcaattaatttgttatttgtcTATATATAGGCTGAATTTTAAAAACGGATAATACACTActtaattaacattaatataaTAGTACATTTTTATCAAGAAATtaatgagttttgattttttttttaaatgttttttaccAAGAAATTATGATATAAATACAAAGCAGAAGAAATAAGTTTCacataaatatgaaattaaatattttatggaatcagaaaaaaaaatctagaattcCACGACACGTCATGCCACGTGGCGGACCTCTCTGGTATAAAGAAGAGCACATAAAACCTATCTTGGGCAATACAACAACATAAATCAATCTAAGGTTTGagggaaacaagaaacaacaacgaACGGTTACAGAGCAAAATAAATGAAGGTCATCTCCCgtgttcttctcctctctctcgcCCTGGTAGTCGTCCCTCTATGCGACGTATCCGCGGCGGCCCGTATCGGTGGCTGGAGTCCGATCAGCGACGTCAAAGACCCTCACGTCGTAGAGATCGGCGAGTTCGCGGTTTCCGAGTACGATAAACGGAGTAAGTTGGGACTCAAGTTCGAGACGGTTGTTAGCGGCGAGACTCAGGTGGTCTCTGGCACGAATTATCGGCTTACGGTTGCGGCTAATGACGGAGGAGCGAGCAAGAACTACGAGGCGATGGTTTGGGAAAAGCCGTGGTTGAAGTTCATGAATCTCACTTCCTTCAAGCCCGTCAATAATGGTCGTCGTCGTCGCTTCCTCTGAGGCAAGCCATTTGCtatgtaataataatgtatGTAACCGCTCTTTCGTAaactgcagaaaaaaaaaagttaaaaaataaacgAAGGcaatttaagtaattaattaatgtcctatttttctgtaatatataaaatcttggtttgagacaaaaaaaaaaaaaaaaaaaaaaNNNNNNNNNNNNNNNNNNNNNNNNNNNNNNNNNNNNNNNNNNNNNNNNNNNNNNNNNNNNNNNNNNNNNNNNNNNNNNNNNNNNNNNNNNNNNNNNNNNNNNNNNNNNNNNNNNNNNNNNNNNNNNNNNNNNNNNNNNNNNNNNNNNNNNNNNNNNNNNNNNNNNNNNNNNNNNNNNNNNNNNNNNNNNNNNNNNNNNNNNNNNNNNNNNNNNNNNNNNNNNNNNNNNNNNNaaaaaaaaaaaaaaaatatgaagaagaaataatTGAACAAGTATTGACATAACCGCTGATTATGCCGGATAATCTGCTACAGAGATTATGGGTCAGTCACGAGACCGTTGAGTTGAGAGAGATGGATGTATCACACAGACTAATAGTCTAATACTAATAAGTATTGAaagaaattagtaaaaaaaattacaaaagaggAGACAAACATGTGAGGGGGAAGAGAGTGAAGGTGTAAAGTGAACATGTCATTTGTCTTTGGTCCATCAATCCATAGCTCATTTACATGtgaccttttcttttgtttgtccaactgtacccttcttcttcttctactttcaccatttatgttttcattattaaaatggTAATTTATAGATGGtagtatataaataatattaccaATAAATTACCCAAGGATTCGATTTTTCTTGTGACCACTTTGAAGGACAATTGACtaaaattacttaattattataaaaatgaccccccccccccaatAATTCACCCAAAAAAANtaaaaaaaaaaatataaattagttttaaaatccGAGGGGGAAGCAAGAGAGAGAGGTGAAAATAGGcatttgttctctttcttctctctttgatgcGCTAAAAATGGTGAAAGGCGAGGAGATATAGGAGAGAATCGAGAATCCCATATCCACGAGGAGGAGacaaaagtttcagtttttcgGAAATAGTATTATTGTCTTTGagttgtgagaaaaaaaaaaggtgggggaggaggaagaaggaaagGTGTAAGGATAGGGTCGTGCGTGTCAACGAGAGGTGCTGGACCTgaagcctcctcctcctccgcatCGGCGGCGAGGAGGCTTCCGTCTCAGCACCACCTCAGCGGCAGCCTTAGCTCCTCTGTCTACGGCGTCGGAGATCCTTCCGATCAATCCGATACCGGCGGTGCTAAGATGAAAGGGCTTTTCAAGTCCAAGCCTCGCACTCCGGCTGACCTTGTTCGACAAACGCGCGATCTCCTTCTCTTCGCCCATCCCTCTAACTCTCTGCCTGACCTCCGAGAATCCAAACGCGATGAAAAGGTTTCATTTTTCCccgtttttaacaaaaaaaaaaaaaaaacatgtttgtttcttctttcaatgttttttttttttgtttgtttgtttggttctCTTTCGAACAAAACATCAAGTCATGAAAAATTGGTGTCTTTCATTACAACAATAATGTCGTTGCTCTCTCTGTGTTCTCCAAATTGATATATGTGTGGTTGCAGATGGCGGAATTAAGCCGGAATATCCGTGACATGAAATCGATTCTCTATGGAAACAGCGAGGCAGAGCCTGTAGCTGAAGCTTGTGCACAATTGACTCAAGAGTTCTTTAAAGAGGATACGCTACGCCTCTTGATTTCTTGTCTCCCTAAACTCAACTTGGAGGTAACTCTTTATTTCCCTTTTTTGGAAGGGCATCTTTCCTTTCTTTTGAcatgtcttattatataattccATGATTGAATTGCGAAATATTAATCAGGCCAGGAAAGATGCTACACAAGTTGTTGCAAATCTACAGAGGCAACAAGTCAATTCACGCTTGATTGCATCTGATTATCTAGAAGCCAACATCGATCTCATGGATGTTCTCATAGAAGGGTGTGTGTTACTGTTTAGTTTGTAGTTTTTCAAATTAAGAGAATCCTTTCGAtttctcaaacttttttataGCCTTTCcgtgtgttatatatatgtcagCTTCGAGAACACAGACATGGCTTTACACTATGGTGCTATGTTTAGGGAGTGCATTCGTCATCAGATTGTTGCCAAGTGAGCTGATCTTTTGGTTTACTTTAACCCTGTGaagtaaaaattattgtttcagAGAATAACGACAAATCGTTTATTAATTTCCTTGGATTCAGATATGTTTTGGAGTCTGACCATGTGAAGAAGTTCTTCGATTACATACAGCTTCCTAATTTCGACATTGCTGCCGATGCTGCTGCTACTTTTAAGGTTCCAAAACACTCCTACGAACTTGCATTTTTGCTTCCCTGTCTACAAACTATCAGGACGCAATGCCAACTCCAACACTGTTGTTTGTTTTGACAGGAACTGCTGACAAGGCATAAGTCTACTGTTGCCGAGTTTCTCACCAAGAATGAAGAATGGGCAAGTATTTTTATTAACATTACATACGGATTCATAGATCTGTGCGTGAAGCAGAACATTGTCATTTATGCTCTGAAGATCCTGTGTCAGACTCACAATGCTTCAAACTTTTTGGTTTGCAGTTTTTTGCAGACTACAATTCAAAGCTTCTTGAATCAAGTAATTATATAACCAGACGGCACGCTATTAAGGTAGGGTAACTTATACGAGAACAAGAGACTATAAAATGGAACATGATCAGTCTGATGGTTTTGTATTGTATTGTCAGTTATTGGGTGACATATTACTGGATCGATCAAATTCAGCTGTGATGACGAAATATGTGAGCTCAAGGGATAACTTGAGGATTCTCATGAATCTTCTAAGAGTACGATGCTTTAACGGAATACCCTCGTCGATATTTATGTTGTTAATCATACATTAATTTGGGGAACTAAATTCAATATCTTTGTATTACAGGAGTCAAGCAAGAGCATCCAAATAGAAGCATTCCATGTCTTCAAGGTATAGTTTTACTACCTTGAAAACGACTTTCACTATGTCAGTCCAACGTGACTGTACTGAGATTATCGTTGCTGTTGTTCAGCTGTTTGCTGCAAACCAAAACAAGCCTGCGGATATAGTCAACATTCTGGTGGCAAACAGAAGCAAGCTTCTGAGATTGTTGGCTGATGTGAAACCAGACAAAGGTATGAAGGTCCTGTTAAGTGAAGTGTTTGTATCCGATCATCTCCTGCTTAACTTAAAAAATCCTTTGTTTGGTTCATTATGTTTGCAGAGGATGAGAGGTTTGAAGCAGACAAAAGTCAGGTTTTGAGAGAAATCGCAGCCCTTGAGCCGCGAGATCTTGCTTAAGTCAACCAGTGGAAATCATCCTTCCTTCCCTTTTGAAAACACTCGTAAAGACATTTTTGAAgcatcttcttgtttttgtttattaggtaaccaatctctctctcacgttctcactcacacacacacacacacacacacacagagacaagttaatttatttgatttatgtacTCACATGTACACTCACCTCCCTGTTGATGAATAAAAGGCTTTGTCAAACTCGGATGAGGTCACATGTACACATCGTGAATATTGTAAAAGAGCACAACTGTCAAATGCTTCAAAGGACTTCAACAACTATTAAACAtcaaatgtattttaatttaatctagCAAATATACTGTATGTAATAACCCAAAAAGCAAACCATAAATCAACCATAAATTTTCACTCTCTAATCTTTTACACAAAAGCTACGCTTATAGTGTGACCCGACCATCGTTGCCTACTCGCTGACCCATTTTGGCAGATTCCTCTGTTTTCCCTCTCTTTATGACTACATACCAAGTAAACGCTTCGAGCACGGCCGCAGCAATGCCCAGTACTACGATTATACCGGTGTAAGCGTTTCTCCACTGTTTCGCAGGGCTCAAGATGTCTAGTCCTTTGAAAACATTCACCAGTGCAAGGATGATCACGGTATAGCCTATGGTATGATGGTAAATATTCCAGTAGACTCTGTACTTGTGCTCTGGTTTGGGTCTCAGAAACATAGCGAACACCTAACGTGTGCCACAAAAAATTGAGTTATACAATatgcatttatttttcttatgagaaATCACGTTACTGTTAATTGCAATCTACCTGAATCGT harbors:
- the LOC104760138 gene encoding cysteine proteinase inhibitor 5-like; this translates as MKVISRVLLLSLALVVVPLCDVSAAARIGGWSPISDVKDPHVVEIGEFAVSEYDKRSKLGLKFETVVSGETQVVSGTNYRLTVAANDGGASKNYEAMVWEKPWLKFMNLTSFKPVNNGRRRRFL
- the LOC104760137 gene encoding putative MO25-like protein At5g47540 → MKGLFKSKPRTPADLVRQTRDLLLFAHPSNSLPDLRESKRDEKMAELSRNIRDMKSILYGNSEAEPVAEACAQLTQEFFKEDTLRLLISCLPKLNLEARKDATQVVANLQRQQVNSRLIASDYLEANIDLMDVLIEGFENTDMALHYGAMFRECIRHQIVAKYVLESDHVKKFFDYIQLPNFDIAADAAATFKELLTRHKSTVAEFLTKNEEWFFADYNSKLLESSNYITRRHAIKLLGDILLDRSNSAVMTKYVSSRDNLRILMNLLRESSKSIQIEAFHVFKLFAANQNKPADIVNILVANRSKLLRLLADVKPDKEDERFEADKSQVLREIAALEPRDLA